ACCGTTACCCGGCGAGCGGCGCGAAGAAGCAGAACACGTACGCACCGCGATGGCACCAATGGTAGCGCCCGTCCTGGCTCGGCCGCACCTTCGCCATCGGCACGAAGATCCCGTGCGTCTGGTAGCCGCCCGGCACCTCGACGGCGTCGGAGACCGGCTCGCAATCCTGGTCGGAGCAGCATTCGTAGGGGTACCAGGAATGCGCCGGCTGGACGAGGGAGAGCGCGGCGACGGCGAGGGCGACCTTCATGGGCGGCGTACCTCCAGCGGCTGAATCCGGACCGAGCGGGACCGGACACCGGGAGCCGCACGCCGCGTGCCAGACGCCGCGAACCCGGCGCGAGCGCGTCATCGACGCGCAGGGCGCGGGTGCCTCCTCCCCGGTCCGGCGCCTCGGTGCGCCTTCAGGAGGTGATCATCGCGCCGCGCTGCCCGAAAGGGAACGTCACCGGTTGCAAGCGCAGGGATTTCGAAACCGGAACGCGTGCACATCTGCGCGATGCGCCCCTTCGATGCCCGAGACGCCGCCCGCTATCCTGTCCTTATCGGCTGCGACGAGGTCGGCCGCGGCGCGCTCTGCGGCCCGGTGATCGTGGCGGCGGTGCATTTCGATCCGGCCGCCCTGCCCCCCGCCTTGCTGGAGGCGCTCGACGACAGCAAGCGCCTCGACGCCGCCACCCGCGAGCGTCTGGCGCCTCAAATCATGGCCGCCGGGCGGGTCGCGCTTGCCGGCGCCTCCCGCGACCTGATCGACCGGATCAACGTGCGCGCCGCCACCCTCGACGCCATGCGCCGCGCCGTCTCCCGCCTCGGCATCGCAGCGGAGGTGGCGGTGGACGGGCGCGACGTACCCCCCGGCCTGCCCCTGCCCTGCCGGGCCCTCGTTGGCGGCGACCGGCTGGTGCCGCAGATCGCCGCCGCCTCGATCATCGCCAAGGTGGCGCGCGACCGGCTGATGCGGGCGCTGGCGCTCCGCCACCCCGCCTATGCCTGGGAGCGCAACGTCGGCTACGGCACCGCCGTCCACCGGGCGGCGATGGTGCGTCTCGGCCCCACCCGGCACCACCGGCTGAGCTTCAAGTCGAAGGTGTGAGGCAGCGCATGCGCAGGCGACGCTTCCGCTTCCCGCCAGGAGCGTCGTAAGGTCCCCCCGACGCGCAACGAGCCGAACGGCCGGCGCCGCCAGGGAGGAAGCCGACGTGACCACGACGACCCCGAGGGCCGCCCGATGATGACCCCGATGTCGCGCCGGGTGATGAACCTCGCCCATTCCCTCACCCAGGCCGCCGCGCGGCACCCGGACCGCCCGGCGATCGTGTGGGGCGAGCGGAACTGGAGCTGGGTCGAGTTCGACGCCCGGGTCTCGGCGCTGGCCGGCGCGCTCAGGCAGCGCGGGATCGCCAAGGGGGACCGGCTGCTGGTCCATGCCCGCAACGGCAACGCCATTCTGGAGATCATGTACGCGGCGTTCCGGCTCGGCGCGGTGTTCGTGCCGACGAACTTCCGGCTGATGCCCGGCGACGTCGCCTACCTCGCGCAGCAATCGGGCGCGACGGCCTTCCTGTGCCACGCCGACTATCCCGATCACGTCGCCGCCGTGCGGGAGGCCTGCCCGTCCCTGAGCCGCGTCGTCGTCATCGGCGAGGGGCCGGCCACGGGCGAGGCCTACGAGGACGTGGTGGCGGAGGGTGCGGGGCAGCCCGTCGCGAATGTCGGCGTCGAGCACGACGACCCGTGCTGGTTCTTCTACACCTCCGGCACCACCGGCAAGCCGAAGGCCGCGGTGCTGACCCACGGCCAGATGGCCTTCGTGATCACCAACCACCTCTGCGACCTGATGCCGGGCACGAGCCCGGAGACCGACGCCTCCCTGGTGGTGGCGCCGCTCTCGCACGGGGCCGGGGTGCACGCCGTCGCCCAGGTCGCCCGGGCCGTCACCTCGGTGCTGCCGGGCTCCGAGCGCTTCGACGCGGCGGAGGTCTGGAGCTTGGTCGCGCGGCACCGCGTCACCAACATGTTCACCGTGCCGACGATCCTGAAGATGATGGTCGAGCATCCGGCGGTCGACGCCAACGACCATTCGTCCCTGCGCTACATCATCTATGCCGGCGCGCCGATGTACCGCGAGGACCAGAAGCGGGCGCTGCGCACGCTGGGCAAGGTGATCGTGCAGTATTTCGGCCTCGGTGAGGTCACCGGCAACATCACGGTGCTGCCCCCTGCCCTGCACGAGGCCGAGGACGGGCCGGAGGTGAAGATCGGCACCTGCGGCTTCGAGCGCACCGGCATGCAGGTGCAGATCCAGGACCCGGAGGGCCGGGAGGTCGGCGCGAACGAGACCGGCGAGATCTGCGTCTGCGGTCCGGCTGTCTTCGCCGGCTACTGGGAGAACCCGAAGGCCAATGCCGAAGCGTTTCGGGACGGCTGGTTCCGCACCGGCGACCTCGGCTACCTCGATCCGGAGCGCTTCCTCTACATCACGGGCCGCGCCTCCGACATGTACATTTCCGGCGGCTCGAACATCTATCCGCGCGAGATCGAGGAGAAAATCCTGGCCCATCCGGCGGTGGCCGAGACCGCGGTGCTCGGCGTGCCCGACCCGACCTGGGGCGAGATCGGCATCGCGGTCTGCGTAGCCCGCGAGGGCATGGCGCTCTCGGAAGACGACGTGATGGCGTTCCTGTTCGACAAGGTCGCCCGCTACAAGCTGCCGCGCCGGGTCATCCTGCGCGAGTCGCTGCCGAAATCCGGCTACGGCAAGATCACCAAGAAGATGGTGCGGGAAGAGTTGGAGGCGGCGGGCCTCCTCGGCGAGAAGGCGCAGGGATGAGCGCGCTCGAGACGCCGCCCTTCGCCACCCTCGCCCAGCCCGGGCCCGTCCGGCCCGAGCGCTGGCTCGCCGCCGGCGGCGCCCGCCTCCATCGCGCCTTCGACCTGGCGCCGGGGCGCACGCTCCTCGACGCCGTCGCCGGACCGCTGGCGGAAGCCGGGATGCGGGGCGGCGTGGTGCATCTCGCGGGCGGGAGCTTCTCGCCCTTCTCCTACGTGATGCCGGCCCTGTCGTCGGATCCGCTCTTCGCGGCCTATTACAGCGAGACCTTCCGGCCCGAGGGCGAGACCCGGCTGGAGCGGGCGAGCGCCACCTTCGGCGAGCGCGACGGCGCCGGCTTCCTGCACGTCCACGGCACCTGGATCGAGCCCGACGGGCGCCGCCGCGCCGGCCACCTGCTGCCGGCGGAGGTGGTGATCGCCAACCCCGTCCGGGCCGAGGTCTGGGGCACGGCGGAGGCGGCCTGGCGGGTCATCCCGGATGCCGAGACCAATTTCTCGCTCTTCACCCCCGTCTCCCTGTCGGAGGCGAAGGCGGGCTGCCTCCTCCTGAAGATCCAGCCGAACGAGGAGATCCATGCGGCGATCGAGGCGGCGGCCCGGACCCACGGTCTGTCTGTGGCGCGGGTGCGCGGCATCGGCAGCATCGTGCGGCCGGCCTTCGCCGACGGGCGGGTGATCCCCACCGATGCGAGCGAGGTGCTGATCCGCGACGGGACCGTGCGGCCGGGGCCGGACGGCGCCCCGGTCGCGCATCTCGACATCGCGGTGGTGGACGTCGCGGGCGACATCCACGAGGGCGTCCTGCGCCGCGGCACCAACGCGGCGTGCATCACGTTCGAGCTGTGCCTGACGGCGGCGTGAGGGCGTCGCGCGCGACGGCGTAGATGTGCACGCGTTCGTCGCGGTTGCGGGCCGGGGCGTGGATCACCGTCTCGCCCAGGAAGCGCATGCCGCAGGCCCGCATCACCGCAAAGGAGCCGGCATTCTCCGGATGCGCGCTGGCCTCGATCCGGTCGACGTCGAGCCATGCGGCGGCGACCGGGAGCAGGGCTGTGATCGCTTCGCGCAGGAAGCCCCGGCGCTGATGCGCCTCGCCGAGCCAGTAGCCCACCGTGGCTGTCCGCGGATCGTCGCCGCTCCGGTGCAGCATGATCCAGCCGAGGAGTTCGCCGGTCTCACGGGCGGTCACCGCCAGCGAGAGCGCCTGCCCGGCTTCCGCGAGAGTCTGCGCCATGGCGATCCGCTCTCGTGCCACCGCGACGGTGAAGGGCAGCGGCCAGAAGGCGAGCCACCGGCTCACCGCCGGGGTCATCAGGGCGCTGGTGGCTTCCGCGTCGTCGGGTGCGACGGGGCGCAGGTGGAGGCGCGGGGTGTCGAGGGTGGGCGGAGGCTGGCCGGTCATGGTGGCAGGGTAGCAGAACCGGCCTCTGGGTCAGCACTGATCGGTTGTCGGCGCGGGCGGCCGAGGCATCTGGAGACGAGAATGGCGCTGGTCCCCCTCTCCTGTGTGGGAGAGGGGCCGGGGGTGAGGGTGGCTTGGCTTCAGGATGAAGCTTCGAACATCGAGCTGCGCAGCTCAACGCTCGGTGTCTTACTCTGAACCCGAGCCACCCTCGCGCGATCTCCGATCGCCCCTACCCCTCTCCCACACGGGAGAGGGGATCCCGCGCTTGATTCAGAAAAAGATATTCCCCTGACAGTCCTGCGCCCGCGGGAAGAGAAGAATTCCCTTGCGTCATCCAATGGCGCCCTGCCCGCCTTAGAACAAGCTGTACTGCCCACCCACCCGCACCGGTACCGCGAACAGATCCGTCCGCAGCCGCACCCGTTCCGCCGGATAGCCGAGCCGCGTCATCGCCACCCGCATCCGCTGGTCCAGCAGATCGGCGTAGGGCCCCGTCCCGGTGAAGCGCCGCCCGTAGGCCGCGTCGTAGACCTTGCCGCCGCGGGCCTCGCTCAGCAGCGCGAAGGTCCGCCCGGCCCGATCGGGATAATGCTCGGAAAACCAGTCGCGCATCAGGTCGGCGAGTTCGTGCGGCAGGCGCAGGAGCACGCCGCCGGCCTCGCTCGCCCCCGCCTCCCGGGCGCGGGCGAGCACGGCCTCGATCTCGTGGTCGTTGAGGCCCGGAATCAGCGGCGCCACCAGCGCCATGACCGGCACCCCGGCAGCGGCGAGGGCCCGGATCGCCGCGAGGCGCTTCTCCGGCCGCGGGGCGCGGGGCTCCATCCGGCGGGCGAGGTCGGGGTCGAGGGTGGTGACAGAGAGGGCGACCTTCACGAGGCCCTGCGCCGCCATCGGTGCCAGGATGTCGAGGTCGCGCAGCACGAGGTCGGATTTGGTCACGATCCCGACCGGATGGCGGAAGCGCGACAGCACTTCGAGGATGCCGCGGGTCAGGCGGTAGCGCCGCTCGATCGGCTGGTAGGGGTCGGTGGCGGTGCCGAGCGCGATGGTCCGCGGTGCGTAGCCCCGGGCCGAGAGCTCCCGTTCCAGGAGCGCGGCCGCGTCCGGCTTGGCGAAGAGCTTGGTCTCGAAGTCGAGCCCCGGCGAGAGGCCCGCATAGGCGTGGTTCGGCCGGGCGAAGCAGTAGACGCAGCCGTGCTCGCATCCGCGATACGGGTTGATCGACCGGTCGAAGCCGATATCGGGGGAATCGTTGCGGGTGATGATGCTGCGCGCCCGCTCCAGCGTCACCTCGGTGCACAGCGGCGGCAGCTCCTCCTCGATCTCCCAGCCATCCGCGAAGGCCTCGCGCGCGGCCGGCTCGAACCGGCCGGTCGGGTTGGCGGTGGCGCCGCGCCCGCGGCGGCTCTCCGCCGCCGGGGTCGACCCGGCGAGGCGCCGCAGCCCCCGCCCGCATCCCGATTCCATGCCGGCCTCCCATCCAGACGCGGCCGAGCTTCGAACAAAACAGGAACAGACGCAAGTGCCAACGATCAAGGCAGGACGCGACGCCCGCCATCCGCTATGGCGCGATCATGTTCACGGCAGTCATCCATCTCCCCGGCGCGGTCGATCCGGAGCGCATCGACGCCCTCGCCGATACCCTGGCGGCCCTCGTGGCCGGCGTCGCGGCGGGCGTGGTGGGCGATGCGGTGATCGCCGCAGAGCATCCGGACGATCCGGAGGTCGGCACCATGGCCGAGAGCACCGGGGCGGCCCTGGTGGCGCGGGGCAGGAACCCGTGGGTGGCGGCGGCCGGATTGGCGCGCCGGCCCTGGATGCTGTGCCTCGAAGCCGGCGACGTGCCGGCGGAGGGCTGGATCCGGGTGCTCGACCGGTTCGGCGCCACGACGCAGGCCGAGGCCGTCGGCCGCCTGCGCCGCCCGCACGCGCCCCTCTTCGAGCGGATCGCCGGACGGCGGGAGGCGCTGACCGGCACCCGGCAGGTGCGGGCCGGCGACCTCGTGCGGGTGCAGGCCCTGCGGGCGGGCCTGCCGCTCAAGGCCCGCCTGCCGGTCAGGCCCCTGCGGGGGACGCTGCTGCAGGGGTAGTGGCGCCGCGTTTCAGATGCTCGTCGAGACGCGGCATGATCTCGACGAAGTTGCACGGACGGTGCCGGTAGTCGAGCTGGGCTGCCAGGATGCCGTCCCAGGCATCCCGGCAGGCCCCGGGCGAGCCCGGCAGCACGAAGACGTAGGTGGCGTCCACCACCCCGGCGGTCGCCCGCGATTGCAGGGTCGAGGTGCCGATCTTGTCGTAGGAGATGCGGTGGAACACGGCCGAGAAGCCGTCCATCCGCTTCTCGAACAGCGGCTCCAGCGCCTCCGGCGTCACGTCGCGGCCGGTGAAGCCGGTACCGCCGGTGGTGATGACGACGTCGACCCCCGGATCCTGGCCCCAAGCCCGCACCTGGGCACGGATCGCCTCGACCTCGTCCGGCACGATCGCCCGGGCGGCGAGGCGGTGCCCCGCCGCCTCCAGGCGCCCGACCAGCGTGTCGCCCGAGCGGTCGTCGGCGAGCGTGCGGGTGTCGGAGACTGTCAGCACCGCGATCCCGAGCGGCACGAAGGCGCGCGCGTGGTCCAGCCCGGCCATCAGAGCTGCGAGGCCCGGAAGGTGTCGCAGGACTGGGTCTGGCCGCTGCGGTAGCCGGTCTGGAACCAGCGCATGCGCTGGGCCGAGGAGCCGTGGGTGAAGGAATCCGGCACGACGTAGCCCTGGCTCTGCTTCTGCAGGCGGTCGTCGCCGATGGCGCTCGCCGCCTGCATCGCCTCCTCGATGTCGCCGGGCTCCAGGGCCTTGAAGCGGTCGTCGGAGTTCTTGGCCCAGACGCCGGCGAGGCAATCGGCCATCAGCTCGACGCGGACCGAGAGGGCGTTCGACTCGCGCTCGCCGACCTGCTGCTGCTTGCGCTGGACCTTGGGCAGGATGCCGAGCACGTCCTGGACGTGGTGGCCGACCTCGTGGGCGATGACGTAGGCGTAGGCGAAGTCGCCCTTCACCCGGAACTTCTGCTCCATCTCCTTGAAGAAGGAGGTGTCGAGATAGACCTTCTTGTCGAGGGGGCAGTAGAACGGCCCCATCGCCGCCCGGGCCTGGCCGCAGCCGCTGCGGGTGCCGCCGGTATAGAGCACCATCGTGGTCGGGGTGTATTGCCGCCCGGTCTGGTTCGGCAGCACCTGGTTCCACACGTCCTCGGTGTTGCCGAGGATGGCGGCGGCGAACTTGCCGGTCTGGTCGGAGGGGGCGCCGGTGCGCCGATCGGGCTGGCCCTGCTGCGGCTGGCCCTGCTCCTGCGGCGCGCGCTGGCGCGTCACCGTCTCGGCGCCGCCGATCAGGATCGCCGGGTTGATGCCGGTGACCCAGCCGATGATGCACAGGATCACGATGGTGCCGATGCCGAGGCCGCCCGCACCGCCGCCCGGAAAGCCGAAGCCGCCGCCACCGCCGCCCTCGCCGCGGCGGTCCTCGACGTTGTCGGAGGTGCGAAAATCTTCCCAGCGCATGGTCAGCTACCCGTTGGCCCGTGAACCTTGGCCGCGACGGCTACGCGGCGCAGGCCCGAGGCTCAAGAGTAATCGACGGGAGCCGACACGGTTCCGCTTCCGGGCGCTACCGCTCCCCCTCGTCGAGGGCGGTGCGCAAGGCGCGGAAGTCGCGCCAGGCGAGGCGCTTCTGTAGCGGCTGACGCAGCAGGTAGGCCGGGTGGAGCGTGGCGAGCAGCCGGATCTCGCGCTTCTGCGTGCGATAGGGGAACCAGCGCCCGCGCGACTTCAGGATGCCGTCCTTGGTGCCGGCGAGCGCCTGGGTGGCGACGCCGCCGAGGCAGACCAGGATGTCGGGATCGGCGAGCGCGATCTGCCGCTCGATGAACGGCTTGCAGGTCGCGAGCTCCTGCGGGGTCGGGTTGCGGTTGCCCGGCGGGCGCCAGGGCACGACGTTGCCCACGTAGGCGTTGGTGCGGTCGAGCCCGATCGCCGCCATCATCCGGTCGAGGAGCTGGCCCGAGCGGCCCATGAACGGCTTGCCGATCCGGTCCTCGTCGGCGCCGGGCGCCTCGCCGACGAACATCACCCGGGCCTGCGGGTTGCCGTCGGCGAAGACGAGATTCTTGGCGGTGAAGCGCAGGGCGCAGCTCTCGAACCGGGCGAGCAGGCCCTCCAGCTCCTCCAGGCTCGCGGCGGTGGCGGCGAGTTCGCGCGCGTCGCCCGCCGCCTCGCCGGGGGCCGCGGCGGCGGACCGGCCATAGGTGCTGGGCGCCTCGGCACGCGGGGCATCCTGGCGAGGAGGCTCCGAGCGCGGCGGCGCGGCGCGGGCCGGTTCCTCGAGGGGCGGCCGCTCCGGCGGCGGGACGCGGCGCGGCGGTGCCTCGGGCTCGGCCGCCTCCCGCGCGGCCCGGCGCGGGGCCTCCGGCTCGGCGAAGCGGTCGTGCGGCGTCTCGTCCAAAGCGGCGTCGACGCCCGCCGCGACGTGGAAGTCGAGGAAGGAGAGAAGGTCGCGGCTGTCGGCAGGCTCGGACGTCATATGTACGATGTGGCGTGCCGCGCGGCTGTGGACAACAGGCGCGACATGACGCGCACAGGCATTCTCGCGCGGGGGGCCTGAGCGGCGCCGCTTGCGCCCGGGGACACGCCGTCGCACGGTCCGGCACCTCGGACCGCTTGAGGCGGACCAAGATCGTTTATATGTGAACTATCGCGAGACCCGAGGTATCGCGAGACCAGAGGGAGGACCAGGATGGAGCTGCCGGAACGCGAGGCGATGGACTTCGACGTGGTGATCGTCGGAGCGGGCCCGGCCGGGCTGGCTGCCGCCATCCAGCTCAAGCAGCTCGCGGCCGAGGCCGGCACCGAGGTGTCGGTGGTGGTGGTCGAGAAGGGCAGCGAGGTCGGGGCGCATATCCTGTCGGGCGCGGTCATCGACCCGAGCGGCCTCGACTCCCTGGTGCCGGATTGGCGCGAGGATCCGGACCGCCCGCTCAAGACCGAGGTGGTGAAGGACGAGTTCATGTTCCTCGGGCCGGCCGGCGGCATTTCGCTGCCGAACGTCGCCTTCCCGAAGCTGATGAGCAACCACGGCAACTTCGTCGGCTCGCTCTCCAACGTGACCAAGTATCTCGGGCGCAAGGCGGAGGAGCTCGGCGTCGAGATCTATCCGGGCTTCCCGGCCTCCGAGATCCTCTACGACGCGGCCGGCGCCGTGGTCGGCATCGCCACCGGCGATCTCGGCATCGCCCGGTCGGGCGAGGCCCGGGACGATTTTACCCGCGGCATGGAGCTGCGCGCCAAGTACACGGTGTTCGGCGAGGGCGCCCGCGGCTCGCTGACCAAGAAGCTGATCGACCGCTACCGCCTCAACCAGCATTCCGACCACCAGAAGTACGGTCTCGGGGTGAAGGAGCTGTGGCAGGTCAAGCCGGAGAAATTCCGGCCGGGGCTGGTGCAGCACTCGATGGGCTGGCCCCTGCCGAACAAGGCCGGCGGCGGCTCGTGGCTTTACCACTTCGACGACCACCTGGTCTCGGTCGGCTTCGTGACGCACCTGAACTACGAGAACCCGACCCTGTCGCCGTTCGAGGAGTTCCAGCGCTTCAAGACCCACCCGATGATCCGCGACGTGTTCGAGGGCGCCAAGCGCATCGGCTACGGCGCGCGGGCGATCATGGAGGGCGGCTGGCAATCGGTGCCGAAGCTCGTCTTCCCGGGCGGCTGCCTCGTCGGCGACTCGGCCGGCTTCGTCAACGTGCCGCGCATCAAGGGCTCGCACAACGCGGTGCTGTCGGGCATGCAGGCCGCCGGCGCGATCCACGAGGCGCTCGCCGCCGGCCGGGCCCAGGACGAGCTGACTTCGTATGAGGAAGGCTGGCGTTCGAGCCCGATCGGCTACGACCTCAAGCGGGTGCGCAACGTCAAGCCGCTCTGGTCGAAATACGGCACGCTCGTCGGCGTGGGCTTAGGAGGCCTCGACATGTGGCTCAACGAACTCGCCGGCCTGTCGCTGTTCGGCACGCTCAGCCACGGCAAGCCGGACTACGCCTGCACCAAGCCGCTCAAGGACGTGAAGCCGATCAAGTACCCTAAGCCCGACGGGGTGCTGACCTTCGACCGTCTCTCGTCGGTCTACCTGTCGAACACCAACCACGAGGAGGACCAGCCGGTCCACCTCCAGGTCAAGGATATGGGCCTGCAGAAATCCTCCGAGCACGACGTGTTCGGCGGGCCGTCCGGCCGCTACTGCCCGGCCGGCGTCTACGAGTGGATCGAGGAGGGCGGTGCACCGCGCTACCAGATCAACGCGCAGAACTGCGTCCACTGCAAGACCTGCGACATCAAGGACCCGAACCAGAACATCAACTGGGTCACCCCGGAAGGTCCGGGCGGTCCGAACTACGTCAACATGTGAGAGACTGTCTGACAGGTCGGCAAGATTGGTTCTGCCCACGAAATCATCATGAGATGTCAGTCGGTTGACAGTCGACTGACATCGAAGGGGCTCCAGATGTCGCCACGATATTTGGAGCCCTCCTTCGAGGTCCGCTTTGCGGAGCGATCTTCGATCGCCAGTCACCTCGGGATGAGGTCGCGTGCGGGAAAAAAGTTTTTGTGGTGCCGTCCTCGCGAGTCGAACAGGCTCTCCTCGGTACTGCGTCGGCGGAGCGGTCGGGCGAATGCCGATCCCGGACGCTCCGCCACCCCTCACTTCATGTTGGCGTTGAAGATCCGGTCGAACTCGCCCGAGGCTTTCGTCAGGTGCAACCACTGGTCGACATAGGCCTTGAACACCGCGTCGCCGCGCGGCAGCAGGAAGCCCATCTCGCCATACTGGAGCGGCTGGTCGGGGTTCACCGCGCACAGGCCCGGATGCAGCGTCTGCTGAAGCTTCACCTCGACCGACTCGGCGACCATGACGTCGGCGCGGCCTTCCGCGATCTCCTGCCAGATGACGCGGTTATCGGGGAAGAGCTGAATCTGCGCCTTGGCGAGGTTGGCACGGGCGAATTTCTCGTTCGTCCCGCCGGGATTGACGACGACGCGGGTCGAAGGCTGGTTGATGGCCTCCGTCGTCTGGTACTTCGAGACCTCGTCGCAGCGCACGATCGGCGCCTTGCCGTTGACGAGGTACATCTCGCTGAAGAAGACCTCGCGCTGGCGCGGCAGCGTCACCGAGATGCCGCTCATCGCCACGTCGCACTTCGCCTTGAAGTCGGCGAGCAGGTTCGACCACTTGGTCTGGATGAACACGGCCTCCGCATCGAGCGACTTGGCGAGCGAGCGGCCGAGATCGATGTCGATGCCGACGAAGTCGTTAGCGCCGTCCGGGCGGTAGGAGAACGGGCGGTAGTCGCCGGTGGTGCAGACGTTCAGGACCTTGCGCGCGATGACCTGGTCCAGGCGCGAGGGCTCGTCGGCCGCGAGCGCCGACGTCGCCGCGAGCGCCGCCATCGCACCTGTCACCAGCCGGTGCGTGAACGAACCCATACCCATGACCCTGACCTCGCGTCCGACGCGCCACCGATGGCGGAAGCGTAAGCATGGGACGGGTTGGTCGTCCAGGCGATCGTGTCGCGGATCCGGCACGATCCGCAGGTCGTCCGTCTCACCACAGCAGCGGATGGCGGAAGACCTCGACCCGGTCCCCCTCCTCCACCCCCGTCACCGCCTCGGGCAGTTCGGCGAGCCCGTCGCTGCCGGTGAGCGAGGACAGCACGCCGGCGCCGTCGCGCGGGAACTTCACCGCTTCCACCACCCCGTCGGCCCCCCGCCGCAGCGAGACGCGGACGTATTCGCGCCGCCCGGCCTTCTTGCGGTAACGGAAGGCGGCGCGGGCGGGCTCGCTCGGCGGGGCGTCGAGGCGGGCGCCGCCGAGGCGGGCGAGCAGCGGGCGAACCACGACGAGCAGCGTGACGTAGACCGCGACCGGATTGCCCGGCAGGCCGACAAAGGCGGTGTCCCCGATGAGGCCCATCGCGACGGGACGGCCGGGCTTGATCGCGAGGCGCCAGAACACCAGCCGGCCGACCGCCTCCACCGCGGCCTTGACGTGGTCCTCCTCGCCGGTCGAGACGCCGCCGGAGGTGAGGATGAGGTCGTGGCCGTCGGCCGCCGCCCGCAGGCGCCCGGGCAGGAGGGCGGGGTCGTCGCGCAGGATGCCGAGATCGGTCACCGCGGCGCCGAGGCGGCGCAGGAGCGCGACGAGCAGCACGCGGTTCGAATCGTGGATCGCTCCCGGCCGCAAGGCTGAGCCCGGCTCTGCCAGCTCGTCCCCGGTCGAGAACACAGCGACCCGCAGGCGGCGGCGCACCGCGAGCGCCGCATGGCCGGTGGCGGCGGCGAGCGCCAGATCGGGCGGGGTCAGGCGGCGGCCGGCGGGGATCACGAGGCTCTCGCGCGCCACGTCCTCGCCGGCGAGACGCCGGTTGGCGCCTACCTTCAGGCCCGTGGGCAGTGCGACCGCGTCGCCCTCGCGCCGCACGTCCTCCTGCATGAAGACCGTATCGGCCCCCGGCGGCATCGGCGCCCCGGTGAAGATCCGCATCGCGGACCCTTCGAGCGCGTCGCGCCCCGGCGCGGCGCCGGCGGGCAGCCGGCCGCGCACGGGCAGCACGGTCTCAGGCCCGGCCGTGAGGTCGGAAAAGCGCACGGCGTAGCCGTCGACGGCGGAATTGTCGAAGGGCGGCAGGTCGAGGCCGGCGAAGACGTCGGCGGCGGCGATG
This is a stretch of genomic DNA from Methylobacterium sp. 17Sr1-1. It encodes these proteins:
- a CDS encoding electron transfer flavoprotein-ubiquinone oxidoreductase, with protein sequence MELPEREAMDFDVVIVGAGPAGLAAAIQLKQLAAEAGTEVSVVVVEKGSEVGAHILSGAVIDPSGLDSLVPDWREDPDRPLKTEVVKDEFMFLGPAGGISLPNVAFPKLMSNHGNFVGSLSNVTKYLGRKAEELGVEIYPGFPASEILYDAAGAVVGIATGDLGIARSGEARDDFTRGMELRAKYTVFGEGARGSLTKKLIDRYRLNQHSDHQKYGLGVKELWQVKPEKFRPGLVQHSMGWPLPNKAGGGSWLYHFDDHLVSVGFVTHLNYENPTLSPFEEFQRFKTHPMIRDVFEGAKRIGYGARAIMEGGWQSVPKLVFPGGCLVGDSAGFVNVPRIKGSHNAVLSGMQAAGAIHEALAAGRAQDELTSYEEGWRSSPIGYDLKRVRNVKPLWSKYGTLVGVGLGGLDMWLNELAGLSLFGTLSHGKPDYACTKPLKDVKPIKYPKPDGVLTFDRLSSVYLSNTNHEEDQPVHLQVKDMGLQKSSEHDVFGGPSGRYCPAGVYEWIEEGGAPRYQINAQNCVHCKTCDIKDPNQNINWVTPEGPGGPNYVNM
- a CDS encoding transporter substrate-binding domain-containing protein; the protein is MGMGSFTHRLVTGAMAALAATSALAADEPSRLDQVIARKVLNVCTTGDYRPFSYRPDGANDFVGIDIDLGRSLAKSLDAEAVFIQTKWSNLLADFKAKCDVAMSGISVTLPRQREVFFSEMYLVNGKAPIVRCDEVSKYQTTEAINQPSTRVVVNPGGTNEKFARANLAKAQIQLFPDNRVIWQEIAEGRADVMVAESVEVKLQQTLHPGLCAVNPDQPLQYGEMGFLLPRGDAVFKAYVDQWLHLTKASGEFDRIFNANMK
- the glp gene encoding gephyrin-like molybdotransferase Glp translates to MAQLTDDCFAFGGPLLSVDEAAALVAERLPVLAGIETVPLIEADGRIAAADVFAGLDLPPFDNSAVDGYAVRFSDLTAGPETVLPVRGRLPAGAAPGRDALEGSAMRIFTGAPMPPGADTVFMQEDVRREGDAVALPTGLKVGANRRLAGEDVARESLVIPAGRRLTPPDLALAAATGHAALAVRRRLRVAVFSTGDELAEPGSALRPGAIHDSNRVLLVALLRRLGAAVTDLGILRDDPALLPGRLRAAADGHDLILTSGGVSTGEEDHVKAAVEAVGRLVFWRLAIKPGRPVAMGLIGDTAFVGLPGNPVAVYVTLLVVVRPLLARLGGARLDAPPSEPARAAFRYRKKAGRREYVRVSLRRGADGVVEAVKFPRDGAGVLSSLTGSDGLAELPEAVTGVEEGDRVEVFRHPLLW